The proteins below are encoded in one region of Triticum aestivum cultivar Chinese Spring chromosome 1B, IWGSC CS RefSeq v2.1, whole genome shotgun sequence:
- the LOC123082327 gene encoding long-chain-fatty-acid--AMP ligase FadD26-like, with translation MATENYDPCYPDQPAVHRYLPLWARMPAFAAKPAFVWADDDDAPTGAMSYTAITYSELNAAVERMASGLLGTLRRGDTVLVLASPGLRLVKLLFACQRAGLTAVPVIPPDPSRPGPAHAHLLRAVSQTRPSAAVADARYVTAVASSRLAAALSGLRWLSVDALDEGEAGLPGAMAGHAGCGAGDAYLVQYTSGATGVPKPVVVTAGSAAHNVRAARRAYDLGPGSTIVSWLPQYHDCGLMFLLLTVVSGATCVLASPDAFLRRPRLWLELISEFNATCTPVPSFTLPLVLRRGGGRSASAHGLQRPVQLGSLRNLILINEPIYKACVDEFVAEFGRHGLRSESVSPSYGLAENCTFVSTAWRSTSGRVDRLPSYKKLLPSARLPSSSSRAHEAPEIEIVVVDEKTGEPVRDGTEGEVWVSSPSNASGYLGHPSASHEAFCGRMPGRAGSRFVRTGDRGVVTGPERYLYVVGRSVDVVGTAFNSRVHAHYIETAALGSAPERLRGGCIAAFTVPAAASKEQMCIVAELQKGSGGDHTSLCDGMRRSVWEAERVRVGRVMLVQSGAVPKTTSGKVRRGAAREKLVARRYPVVFEALYDNGDGGGSTRAVRDEDGEMEERCAASWMAGEGGVPAMATALGGASRRVRVQSFL, from the coding sequence ATGGCGACCGAGAACTACGACCCCTGCTACCCGGACCAGCCGGCGGTGCACCGGTACCTGCCCCTGTGGGCCAGGATGCCGGCGTTCGCCGCCAAGCCGGCCTTCGTCTGggccgacgacgacgacgcgcccacCGGCGCAATGTCATACACCGCGATCACGTACTCCGAGCTCAATGCGGCGGTGGAGCGCATGGCGTCCGGGCTCCTCGGCACGCTCCGGCGCGGCGACACCGTGCTCGTGCTCGCCTCCCCCGGCCTCCGCCTCGTCAAGCTCCTCTTCGCGTGCCAGCGCGCCGGGCTCACCGCGGTGCCCGTCATCCCGCCCGACCCGTCCAGGCCCGGCCCCGCGCACGCGCACCTCCTGCGCGCCGTGTCTCAGACGAGGCccagcgccgccgtcgccgacgcGCGCTACGTCACCGCCGTCGCCTCGAGCCGGCTAGCGGCCGCGCTGAGCGGCCTGCGCTGGCTGTCCGTGGACGCGCTGGACGAAGGAGAAGCTGGTTTGCCGGGCGCCATGGCGGGGCACGCAGGCTGCGGCGCGGGAGACGCGTACCTGGTCCAGTACACGTCCGGCGCGACGGGCGTCCCGAAGCCCGTGGTGGTCACCGCCGGCTCGGCGGCGCACAACgtgcgggcggcgaggcgggcctACGACCTGGGCCCCGGCAGCACGATCGTCTCGTGGCTGCCGCAGTACCACGACTGCGGCCTCATGTTCCTGCTCCTCACCGTCGTCTCCGGCGCCACCTGCGTGCTGGCCTCGCCCGACGCCTTCCTCCGGCGCCCGCGCCTTTGGCTAGAGCTCATCTCCGAGTTCAATGCCACGTGCACGCCCGTTCCGTCGTTCACGTTGCCGCTCGTCCTCCGCCGTGGCGGCGGGCGCTCGGCGTCGGCGCACGGACTGCAGCGGCCGGTGCAGCTCGGCAGTCTCCGGAACCTGATCCTGATAAACGAGCCGATCTACAAGGCGTGCGTCGACGAGTTCGTCGCAGAGTTCGGCCGCCACGGGCTGCGCTCCGAGTCGGTCTCGCCGTCGTACGGCCTCGCCGAGAACTGCACGTTCGTGTCCACGGCGTGGCGGAGCACAAGCGGGCGCGTGGACCGCCTCCCGTCGTACAAGAAGCTACTGCCGTCGGCGAGGCTGCCATCGTCCTCGTCCAGGGCGCACGAGGCGCCGGAGATCGAGATCGTCGTGGTGGACGAGAAGACCGGTGAGCCGGTGAGGGACGGCACGGAGGGGGAGGTCTGGGTGTCCTCGCCGAGCAACGCGTCGGGGTACCTAGGCCACCCGTCGGCGAGCCACGAGGCATTCTGCGGGAGGATGCCGGGGAGGGCGGGGTCGCGCTTCGTGCGCACGGGCGACCGCGGCGTCGTCACCGGACCGGAGCGGTACCTGTATGTTGTCGGCCGTAGCGTCGACGTGGTCGGCACGGCGTTCAACAGCCGCGTGCACGCACACTACATCGAGACGGCAGCTCTCGGAAGCGCGCCGGAGCGCCTGAGGGGTGGCTGCATCGCCGCTTTCACCGTGCCGGCGGCAGCGTCGAAGGAGCAAATGTGCATCGTCGCGGAGCTGCAGAAGGGGAGCGGCGGTGACCACACGAGTCTCTGTGACGGCATGAGGCGGTCAGTGTGGGAGGCGGAAAGGGTGAGGGTTGGTCGGGTCATGCTGGTCCAGAGCGGCGCGGTGCCGAAGACGACGTCAGGGAAGGTGCGCCGTGGGGCGGCGAGGGAGAAGCTGGTCGCCCGGAGGTATCCGGTGGTTTTTGAGGCCCTGTACGACAACGGTGACGGCGGGGGCTCGACGCGTGCGGTGCGTGACGAAGATGGAGAAATGGAGGAGAGGTGCGCGGCAAGCTGGATGGCAGGAGAGGGTGGGGTGCCCGCCATGGCCACGGCCTTAGGTGGTGCAAGCCGCCGTGTTCGCGTCCAATCGTTTCTGTGA
- the LOC123082337 gene encoding zinc-finger homeodomain protein 6-like, with the protein MEFTGPEHAAGTPPGTRAPSEASSGNSGAAGSGEARYRECLRNHAAAQGGHAVDGCGEFMPSGAHDLLTCAACGCHRNFHRRDDGQKHPRLFLPAPAATPTTPTPRVPLLMPPPPQHHPYAAGHPHAPPFAYNPHHYHYQRTPSGGGTTTESSSEEPSAVPPSTSGQGHAHGQAQRRKRFRTRFTAEQREQMLALAERLGWRMLKQDEALVGQLCAQAGVRRQVFKVWMHNNKHHRRQPQAPQSQQQQQQHQ; encoded by the coding sequence ATGGAGTTCACGGGGCCGGAGCACGCCGCCGGGACGCCGCCCGGCACGCGCGCGCCCTCCGAAGCCTCGTCGGGGAACAGCGGGGCGGCCGGGAGCGGCGAGGCGAGGTACCGCGAGTGCCTGCGCAACCACGCGGCCGCGCAGGGCGGGCACGCCGTGGACGGCTGCGGGGAGTTCATGCCCTCCGGCGCCCACGACCTGCTCACGTGCGCCGCCTGCGGGTGCCACCGCAACTTCCACCGCAGGGACGACGGGCAGAAGCACCCCCGCCTCTTCCTTCCCGCGCCCGCCGCCACGCCGACGACGCCGACACCGCGCGTGCCGCTGCTCATGCCGCCTCCGCCGCAGCACCACCCCTACGCGGCCGGCCACCCACACGCGCCGCCGTTCGCGTACAACCCCCACCATTACCACTACCAACGCACACCCAGCGGCGGTGGCACGACGACCGAGTCGTCCAGCGAGGAGCCCAGCGCCGTCCCGCCCTCGACGTCGGGGCAGGGGCACGCGCACGGGCAGGCGCAGCGGCGGAAGCGGTTCCGGACGAGGTTCACGGCGGAGCAGAGGGAGCAGATGCTGGCGCTCGCGGAGCGCCTGGGGTGGCGGATGCTGAAGCAGGACGAGGCCCTGGTGGGGCAGCTGTGCGCGCAGGCCGGCGTCCGGCGGCAGGTCTTCAAGGTCTGGATGCACAACAACAAGCACCACAGGAGGCAGCCGCAGGCGCCACAGtcccaacagcagcagcaacagcaccaGTAG